A genomic stretch from Limanda limanda chromosome 11, fLimLim1.1, whole genome shotgun sequence includes:
- the snx10b gene encoding sorting nexin-10B, with translation MQQVVSVWVRDPRIQKNDFWHAFIDYEICLHTDSVCFTKKVSAVRRRYSEFVWLRQKLQANSQLMSQLPELPGKNPFFSLNNARQISDRMTGLQDFLKQILQNPLLLSDSCLHLFLQSKLSVSKIKACAAGRTHFSVAQAVQGCGLRRFNSEDDLQKIRCYSDSDNSDPGPQMKDLEIKKAASAASLGLMGSSQEESLSSSSDST, from the exons ATGCAGCAGGTGGTCAGTGTCTGGGTGCGAGACCCACGGATACAAAAGAATGACTTCTGGCACGCCTTCATAGACTATGAAATTTGTTTACAT ACCGACAGCGTCTGCTTCACCAAGAAGGTCTCCGCCGTGAGGAGGAGGTACAGCGAGTTTGTATGGCTGAGGCAGAAACTACAAGCAAACTCACAGCTAAT gTCTCAGCTTCCTGAGCTGCCCGGGAAGAATCCCTTCTTCAGCCTGAACAACGCCAGACAGATATCTGATCGTATGACAGGGCTCCAGGATTTCCTGAAACA GATCCTGCAGAAccctctgctgctgtcagacagcTGCTTGCATCTCTTCCTGCAGTCAAAGCTCAGCGTGTCCAAGATCAAGGCCTGTGCTGCTGGAAGGACCCACTTCTCTGTGGCGCAGGCGGTGCAGGGCTGTGGTCTGAGGAGATTCAACTCCGAAGACGATCTGCAGAAGATACGCTGCTACTCTGACTCTGACAA CTCAGATCCAGGGCCTCAGATGAAAGATTTGGAAATAAAGAAAGCAGCGAGTGCAGCTTCACTCGGCCTCATGGGAAGCAGCCAGGAGGAATCTCTCAGCAGCTCATCTGACTCTACATGA